ggcaGAAAAAGTTTCGATGTCGTCGTGTTGGCGGGCTGTGCTTCTTTTGCATGAAAGTCGCCAAGCAGTCGCAACTGCATCCAATACTAACCCCAATGCCCCACCTTAGCCTCTGCAttttagtaaaaaataaaaaacactaAGCCGTTTGTGTTAGCccgcattttgcacattttttgGCTGGCATTTAAAGTCCGTTCAATTACCGCTGCCTGAACAAGTTTGacaggaaaaataaaaacataaaagaaaaatattaagtcaGGGTGAAATATTAAACCGGCCGTTGAATATTTATAGCAATTTTCGCTTTTGGCCTTAACCCTTAGTAGTCAGTGAGGCAGCTAACACTTATTTGATTAGCAAATATGTGCCCCTCTCGATTGGCTTTTAGTGGGGCGACCATtttatgttttcattttcatgcTGGGGCAGTAAAGGCTTTTTGCCATTAACTTTTGTTCGCCAGATTTCCGGAACATTAGGCAGCCATTATTTGGCTAATTTTGCATCTTTTGGCCATATAATTTACACCAAATAACACACGACTGCACACCCACGCACACATACCTTGGCCACATACCGTTAAAAGGGCTGCGTGACTGTTGCTGAAATATTCGCGTAAcactcatacgccctgtaGACCCATTTCCGGTCATACGCCAATTCCAGGGCCGCCAAGCAGCCTAATCAATGATTTGGAAATTCCTTACACAACATTAATTTTATGCTTTAGTATTTGAATGTTTGCCTTTAAACTAAATCTAAGAAATAGGAACCTTTAAAAATGACAGAGTTATATTAATATAGTAATGTGCATTGTCTATTATTAATGTACGATGTATCGATAAAATCTTGAAAGCGATACTATCGAAGATAGTTCATCATCAAGAAGAACAATAAATGGTAACTCTGTCAAGAATTCAAGAATTTTTTCTCTAATTTAAATCCAATAATTGTCACAATTTGCACAGTTTTCTACATATCTGTGGTAGCATACCGAAAAACTGAGTTTTTggtatttgcatttgcattttcgCAGCATACGCTGcacaaataaaatatgcaaGCAACAAATTTGTTGCCAGACATAGTCAATAGCGTAAATTTATTGGCAATTTTTGGGATTTGCAGAGACTCCGTTGGCCTTTTGCCTGCCTCTGCTGCATGGCCATGGCTACAGCTCCTAGATACATTTCCATTTCGAGTTCCTGCCTCTGCGAGCCTTGCAAAAGAGTTTGATTGTGCAAAATTGCAAATCAAACATGACTAAGGGACACCAGCTATCCCTGGGTGGGATATGCTATGTGTGGGACCGGAATTCCTATACAATTGGCAACAAAAtgtttagaattttttttctataggatattttttcatgtttatcCTGCACAGCTGCTGCTGGAAAATTTGTGTTTCCTTCTATTTTATTCTTACTTGTAGAACTACCGAATATTGTGAAAAGGAATTTCCTTATTAAGTTTTGGTAACAAATTCAAATGTATTTAGGTAAACTAACAGACTTTGtatgtgaaaattatatttacacTGCACTTAAGTTAAAGTACCACCATTTAACATTATATTTAAGCACATACAGGTCCTGACCATCATTTTATTAACCCTTTTCATTGATGTTCCCTTTTCGAGTGCTTGGAATTTGTTAGCCAGCCCACGGGTAAGCTGCTTATGAACCGCAGGTACATTACCGTAAACAAGCTTAAATGCTAAAAGCACACAAATGCATAAATacattttggaaaatttctcaattctgtttatttatttgttttgtctAAATTCAACTTAAGCTACAAAAGTGAACTTTTTCACATTCCGGCTATTACCACTATTTGTCGACTAATTTAGCAACTCCACATACGGATTCAGAGTTCAGGGGTCAGATGTGAGGTCAGATAAGGATACAGTTGCAGATATGTACACATGCAGATGCAAATCCGCCCCAGGCGCTTAGATGTATGCTATAGCTTCACCACAAATTCGCGTGGTGTGCGCCGAGATAAATGAGCGTGTTTTAGTTAGACTTCCTCTCCTCAGTTTCCGTgccaaataaaatgaaataaaatatatgcaaataaacataaataacatAAATAAGATGGAAACCGCAAGCAGACATAACTAACAGTGAGtgctaaataaaaatgaaatgcgAATGCATGTGTGGGTGCATTGCATATGCTTATATTTATGTTTGTGTGCAATTTCCCCCTTGGCCGTCATGTCCTTgtgcaaaaataaatgttcCTGTGTGTGTTGCAAATTTGGTTTCCTTGCCGGCTTCTATTTCCGCTCTTGGGGTGATGTTTGATtagtttgaatttttttataattgaaataaaaattgggTATttagaaaaagtttttttttaacacgatataagtatatttagaaataagtaaattaaatatatatattacctTTTATAGTGTTTCtaatttttgaaaagcttataattattttaatcgtTATTTATTACCATCTCTAATAAGAAGAAGAAGTTCCGataagtttttttgttttcggttttgttttctttttactttttctcTTGTTTTCACACGAATTCCGTTCATCAGTGAGGTTATAACTTcgatttaaagaaattaaaaaccaTAGTCATGGAATTGCGCAGTCAAACATTCAATAATTTAGTTGACATTCTGAAAGGTACTCAAAATTGTAATGTGTTGAATATTCTTGAAATTCAAAACCGCATCATCGCAGGCGCTGGCGTCTATGAGGAGGGCATGGACATGGAGGAGATGCGCAACTTGGCCGATGCTATGCAACTCTCAACCGCCTGGCCCCAACAATCCTCTGTAGATCAGGATTTGGAAAGGGCTCTACTGGTGAGCTTAAAGCAAATTTTATTTCACAACCTAATCCTCTACCTTTTCTAGGAAAGCGAACTCGAATTCATGTACTTGCATCCAGCTCAACTTCTAAATTCCACAATGATTCAAGAAAACCCGATTGCAATTCCAGAATCGAGTCCTGATCGCGACTGCGATAGTCCTCCAACTGCACCCATACATATGACGGTCCGTGCATTGGTTCATCATCCACTCGACTGGAGTCCCACATCCCAAAGGCGTTCATTACTCAAGCGGCCATCTGTTTCTAATAGTTCTGGCCCTGTTTTGGGTGGCAAAAGAATTGGAGTCGTCATCCGCGATGGTGGCAAGCGTGGCGATCAACCGGGAGCACCTCCCGAATATAATCCCGACGAAACGCCCATATCGGTGGTAGATTCAGGTGTCAGTAGCCAGGAGATTATGCTCTCCAGCCTCAGTTCAGAGGGCAGCACGGAGATATCCATCGGCGAAATGCCCAGCCGTCATTTGATCAGCACCAGTAGTGCTGCTGTTTCAGATTTCTCCTCTAGCCACGATCAAGAAAATCAAGAATGATCATCGATCAGATCGTTAAAtcgatttaataaaatattatagccTAAGATTTTTGTGAGTTAGCGAAGTtccaaataaagaaaattaaaatatgaatGAGTGCTTCTAAGTTCTCCACTAAGATTCTTTATTTGTTAGGTAAAAAGTTGATCTCAAAATGATTAATAATTCAATTGTTGAcaataaatgattataaaaaattaaaattataaaaattaattaaaactgaaagctTCAAGCTTGGTAAATAATTCCTTAAAAAGAACGTTTGCGCAAAGTCTTCGATGAATTCGAATGTTGCTCCAACAAGCGATCAAGTTGCTCTCGCAAAGACTTGAAGGCTTCAGCGCTGACCCGTTTCTGGACTAGATCCGACGAcaccttatgaaaatatgcgGTGACCTCCATTGGTTTAGCCAGAGGCTCAGCCACTGAATCCCCTTCAGGGGAATGAATAGTAGAAATGCTTCGCCGTCCTCGCCGAGCTACACGTCCGCCAATGGTTGTCGGGAAAGAATAATCCGCTTTCGAGGCACAATTGCGACGAAGATCGGATACGGATGGATAGGGCTGTGACTCGTTCATCCTCTTTCGAAAGCGTAGTTTAGGCGGCAGTACCGGAGTGGTGCATTGGGAACCTGAGGGAAGTTCCTCATCCTTAACAGAAGAAACTGTGCTGCCAACTTCCAAATCATCTGGATTAGGGCTTGACTCGCGCTCGCTGTAAAAATGTAAGAGTTGGAAAATGTTTCTGAGGGAAATTGGATAGACTCACGGAGTTCGTGCGATGTGGCTGACTATCATTGACCAGTCGGCTCCATCATAGCTGTCCATAGTCACACTGCATATAGagatattaatattatacTGAGTTGGACATGTGTTGGACTACTTTTCTTACTCTTCGTCAGTTCCAGCTTCCGTTCCTTCATAAGAGACATAAGAAGTCTCTGAATGACTTGGAGACTTGGGATTGGGCGAATTGGAACTCTTGTTTTcactatttaaaaaattttatgaaaatatgtaTG
This region of Drosophila bipectinata strain 14024-0381.07 chromosome 2L, DbipHiC1v2, whole genome shotgun sequence genomic DNA includes:
- the LOC108125859 gene encoding uncharacterized protein isoform X2; amino-acid sequence: MELRSQTFNNLVDILKGAGVYEEGMDMEEMRNLADAMQLSTAWPQQSSVDQDLERALLESELEFMYLHPAQLLNSTMIQENPIAIPESSPDRDCDSPPTAPIHMTVRALVHHPLDWSPTSQRRSLLKRPSVSNSSGPVLGGKRIGVVIRDGGKRGDQPGAPPEYNPDETPISVVDSGVSSQEIMLSSLSSEGSTEISIGEMPSRHLISTSSAAVSDFSSSHDQENQE
- the LOC108125882 gene encoding uncharacterized protein; translation: MNSIRQFLFIIFRYFYTMPHISVVPHIVGDDDSVSIDENKSSNSPNPKSPSHSETSYVSYEGTEAGTDEDVTMDSYDGADWSMIVSHIARTPERESSPNPDDLEVGSTVSSVKDEELPSGSQCTTPVLPPKLRFRKRMNESQPYPSVSDLRRNCASKADYSFPTTIGGRVARRGRRSISTIHSPEGDSVAEPLAKPMEVTAYFHKVSSDLVQKRVSAEAFKSLREQLDRLLEQHSNSSKTLRKRSF
- the LOC108125859 gene encoding uncharacterized protein isoform X1, with the translated sequence MELRSQTFNNLVDILKGTQNCNVLNILEIQNRIIAGAGVYEEGMDMEEMRNLADAMQLSTAWPQQSSVDQDLERALLESELEFMYLHPAQLLNSTMIQENPIAIPESSPDRDCDSPPTAPIHMTVRALVHHPLDWSPTSQRRSLLKRPSVSNSSGPVLGGKRIGVVIRDGGKRGDQPGAPPEYNPDETPISVVDSGVSSQEIMLSSLSSEGSTEISIGEMPSRHLISTSSAAVSDFSSSHDQENQE